In Reichenbachiella agarivorans, one genomic interval encodes:
- the yidC gene encoding membrane protein insertase YidC, with protein MDRKQIIGMVVMLALMTVYFQFFAPEPPVKPVVDETTATESAQVTTDTSAQNSVQELTAEQDSMVSAMQKERYGLFAGFANGSEENIVLENKDVVIAFSNKGATVKNVELKGYKTFEDQPLILLDKVSSHTEMILQSNYKPVNVSELYYTATQESKGDTSVIRYRVAFDANRYLEQVYSLPVSGFQVKYEINLVGLDGIVDNQDVKFNWKNDIKRYEKTFKESRSKTTVYYMPIGEGVDNIGSGDSEAETIASPIKWFTFKQKFFSSGLIADNQMSSAFYSMEANEEDTITIKHAIANVILPVGDLKTGKGKFTYYFGPNDYKITKQVTDGFEENVDLGWKLFRFVNKWLIIPVFNFLEQYISNYGIIIILLVFIIRLILAPLTYTSHMSMAKMKVLKPEMDAIKEKNDGDAQKTQQETMALYQKAGVNPLSGCIPMLLQFPFLLAMFNFFPNSIELRQESFLWAHDLSTYDSIWDLPFTIPFYGDHVSLFTLLMTLSTLAVTWTNSQMNTQMQGPMKTMQYMMPIMFLFFLNSYSAGLTFYYFVSNVVSFGQTALFRRLVDEDKIKLVMEENRKKNVNKKKSKFQQKLDEAMKASEEARKTKKKK; from the coding sequence ATGGATAGGAAACAAATAATCGGGATGGTTGTGATGCTCGCGCTCATGACTGTTTATTTTCAATTTTTCGCTCCCGAGCCCCCTGTAAAACCTGTAGTAGACGAAACGACTGCAACTGAGTCAGCTCAGGTCACAACCGATACTTCTGCACAGAATTCCGTACAAGAGTTGACTGCTGAGCAGGATTCGATGGTTTCTGCGATGCAAAAGGAGAGGTACGGTCTTTTTGCAGGATTTGCTAATGGCAGTGAGGAAAATATAGTTCTAGAAAATAAGGATGTCGTCATCGCTTTCTCCAACAAAGGAGCAACCGTAAAGAATGTTGAATTGAAGGGCTATAAAACCTTCGAAGATCAACCCTTGATCTTGCTGGACAAAGTGAGTAGCCATACGGAAATGATTTTGCAGAGCAATTACAAGCCAGTCAATGTATCGGAGTTGTATTACACAGCTACGCAAGAATCAAAGGGTGATACTTCGGTTATTCGATACAGAGTGGCGTTTGATGCCAACAGATATTTAGAGCAGGTTTATAGTTTGCCAGTTTCAGGCTTTCAGGTCAAGTATGAAATCAACTTGGTTGGATTGGATGGTATTGTGGATAACCAAGACGTAAAGTTCAACTGGAAGAATGACATCAAACGCTACGAAAAGACCTTCAAGGAGTCAAGAAGCAAAACCACAGTGTATTATATGCCAATCGGTGAAGGGGTTGATAACATTGGTTCTGGGGATTCGGAAGCAGAGACTATAGCTTCTCCTATCAAGTGGTTTACGTTCAAGCAAAAATTCTTCTCATCCGGATTGATTGCAGACAACCAAATGAGTTCTGCATTCTATTCCATGGAGGCCAATGAAGAAGATACCATTACCATCAAGCATGCGATCGCCAATGTGATTCTCCCAGTAGGGGATTTGAAAACCGGTAAGGGTAAGTTTACTTATTATTTCGGACCTAATGATTACAAGATTACCAAGCAGGTCACTGACGGTTTTGAAGAAAACGTGGATTTGGGATGGAAGCTGTTTAGATTCGTCAACAAGTGGTTGATTATCCCAGTATTCAACTTCCTGGAGCAATACATCTCTAATTATGGTATCATCATCATCTTGTTGGTGTTTATCATCAGGTTGATATTGGCGCCATTGACTTACACATCGCACATGTCAATGGCCAAGATGAAAGTCTTGAAACCTGAGATGGATGCCATCAAAGAAAAGAATGATGGGGATGCACAGAAGACACAGCAGGAAACCATGGCACTTTACCAAAAGGCGGGGGTCAATCCATTGAGCGGTTGTATTCCGATGTTGTTGCAATTTCCATTCTTATTGGCAATGTTCAACTTCTTCCCCAACTCGATTGAACTGAGACAAGAGTCATTCTTGTGGGCGCATGATTTGTCAACTTATGACAGTATTTGGGATTTGCCCTTTACGATCCCGTTTTATGGTGATCACGTGAGTTTGTTTACCTTGTTGATGACTCTTTCAACCTTGGCAGTGACATGGACTAACAGCCAGATGAATACCCAGATGCAAGGACCTATGAAGACGATGCAATACATGATGCCTATCATGTTCTTGTTCTTCTTGAATAGTTACTCTGCAGGTTTGACTTTCTACTACTTTGTATCCAATGTGGTTTCATTCGGACAGACAGCTTTGTTTAGAAGGCTGGTGGATGAGGATAAAATCAAACTGGTGATGGAGGAAAACCGTAAGAAAAATGTCAATAAGAAGAAGTCTAAGTTTCAGCAGAAACTGGACGAGGCAATGAAGGCAAGCGAAGAGGCCCGTAAGACGAAAA